TGTACGTCGTGGACACCTCGCGCGGGCTGCTCATCCTGAACGAGCTCTGACCCACGTCCGCGGATTCCTGAGGGCCGCCTTGAATATTGATTCGAGTCCTTCGTCGGGCACGCCATTCCACCACGAGGCCCTCATGCTCCGGATGCTCCCCCAAGCCCTCCCCTTCTGCCTGTTGGCCCTGGGCTGTGAGTCCCCACGGCACGCTCAACTCCTCGAGCGGCGCGCGGCCCTCCGCGAGGTCCACCTGCAGGCGTTCAGCACTGCCGCCACGGGCTTCGCGGACACCCGCTGGAGCATGAGCCTCGACGAGGTGCGGGCCCAGCATCCGGACGCCGTGCCCCTGGACCAGGACGTCCTGGAGCTTCGGACGGAGCTCTGGAACAGGCCTGCGTCGATTCACTTCGTCTTCTCCCAGGAGAAGCTCGCGGAGGTGTCCATCCACCTCGCGGAATCGGGAGACCTCCGCGACGCCTACCGTGAAGTCGCGAGCAGGCTTCAAGCGACCTACGGCGAGCCGCAGGAAGTCCAGGACACGGCGAAGGACGCCGCCAACCAACGGGCCGTGCTCGGTGCGCTCACGCTCCTCACCTTCGCGGCCGACAGCACCCAGGCCCTCCACGACCGCAGGCCTCCGGACGAAAACCTCCTGCACCAGTTGAACGGACAGGCAGCCCAGGGCGCCGTGGAGGCCTATTGGGACACTCAGGAGTACACCCTGCGGAGCCGGTGGAACACCGTCGAGACGAAGGTGCACCTCGTCGCAAGGCGCACCCTGAACCGGCAGGGGCTGATCCTCTCGTACTCGAGCACGGTCCTGGCGGCGGCCTCGGGCCCTAGGCCTTGAACATGCCAATCACTTCCGACGACGGCAGCGGGCGCGAGAACATCGGGAAGTCGTACTTGAGCGCGTTCTTGTGCTCTTCCGACGAGGTGGCGGCGGTGCAGTCCGTGAGGGTGATGACGTCGTAGCCGTGCTCGTACGCGGTGCGCATGGTCGACTCGACACAGCAGTTGGTGAGGAAGCCGCCAATCACGACCGTCTTGATGCCCTTGCTGCGCAGGATGAAGTCCAGGTTCGTGCTGGCGAAGGTGTCGAGTCCTCGCTTGCCTTCAATCACGATGTCGCCCTTCTGCGGCGCCAGCGAGTCGATGATCTGCGCGCCCCAGCTCCCCTTCACGAACGCCTTCCCATCGACCACGCCCTTCAGGATGCCGTAGGGGTGCCGGGTCAGCTCGCCGTAGCCCTCGGCGAAGGTGATGGGCGCGTGCATCACCGTCACGCCCCGCGCCCGCGCGGCCTTCACCAGCGCCTGGGTGTTCTCCAGCATCTTCGTCTCCGCCATCACGCCCTTCACCGCCGGATGCAGCACCCCGCCCTCGGTGGTGAACTCGTTCTGGTACTCGATGAGCAGCACGGCGGTGGTCGAAGGGTCGAACGACATGGCGGACTCCGAGGTGAAGGGCCGGACCATTCCGGGGCGGTCCGACAGGTTTGACAGCCCCCCGAAGACGCGGTCAAGGCGCGCCCCGAGCATCCGTCCACTACCGCTTCGGAGGTCTGGCGGCGCCAGCGCCATGCGCTGGGCCTGGAGGCGCTAAAGTCCCGCGCATGCTCACGGGTCTCTCCGCCCTCGAAGCGACCGACTGGTCCCGCCTGCTCCACGCCTATGGTCGCGCCACGGACGCCCCCGACCACCTGCGCGCGCTGGTCGAAGGCGATGAATCGGCCCGGAGCGCGGCGCTGTCCTATCTGGGCTCCGCCATCCTCCACCAGGGCACGCCCTGGACCGCGACGGGCCCGGTGACGTGCGTCCTCGCGGGGCTGCTCGCGGAGCCCCGGCTCGACTCCGGCGGGCCCCGGCTCCGGGTGCGCGTGCTCGCGTTCCTCGCGGGCGTCGTCGAGGCCGTCGGGGACCGCTGGGCATCCAGGCAGGAACTGGAGCGCATGGCCCGCTACGACCTGGCGCCGCTCCTCGACGCGGGCGACGACGATGCCCTCTACGAGGACGAGGAGGCCGCTGACGCCCTCTACGCCACGTCCCTCCTAGGGTGTGCCCGGGTCGTGCCGCTCCTCGTCGAACCGGTGCTCGCCAGCCTCGACCACCCGGATACCGGCGTCCGCGCCCAGGCCGCGACGACGGCGGCCCAGCTCGCCCGGGTGCCAGAGGTGTTCGGGGAGGCGCGGCGGCAGGCACTCGTGCTGCGACTGACCGCCCTGGCCCAGGCCACCGCGAACACCGACGAGCGCTCCACGCTGGTGCTCATGTTGGGCGAGCTGGGAGTGGCCCCCACGGCGTTCCTGGAGGACGCCTCCCCGGCGGTGCGCGTCTGCGCCGCGATGGCGAAGACCCTGGCGACGAACGAGGCCGCGACCCGCGAGCTGCTCCAGGCGCTGGAGCACCACGCCGCCCGAATGGACGACTGGTTCACCGTTCGCCCGCCTCCGTTCGAGATGCGCCCCCGCTTCTACGTGCTGGAGCGCCTGCTCGAGCGCGTGGAGGACTTCGACCGGCTCCTCCCCGTGGCCGTCGCCCTGGCGCGCGTCACGACCAAGTCCTTCGTCGATCAGGAGTGGGGCCCGCTGCTGGCCGCGGCCTTCCCGGCGGGAGATGGACAGGTCCGGACGGACGCGCAGCGGCGCTTCCTCTCCGAGCTGGTCGCGAACGCGGACCTCTGGGAACCGACGTTCGGCAATCCCGGGAGGTGGTTCCTGAAGGCCGGGCTGCCGTACCAGAGGGAGTCCTGCGCGGAACGGCTCCAGGGCGCCTGAGCGGCGGCGCTAGTCGGAGCGCAGGGAGACGGAGGGCATGACGCGGCTGGCGCGCAGCGCGGGCACCCAGCACGCCACCAGCGAGCAGACAGACAGCACCCCCGCCACGCCCGCGAAGATGGCGGGATCGCGGGCCTCCACGCCGTGCGGAGGGAATCCATGGGGTGCCCAGAAGCGAACCGCGTGCCAGGGGACCGCCCCCGTCAGCTCCCCGCGGCCCCCCCGAACCGCGGGTCCAAGCGGCTCGGGCCTGCGCGGATCCGGGATGTCGCGTCCCGAAAGCGGACAGCGACCCGTGGGCTCCAGGACGCGTGTCCGTGCTCGGCCCGTGAAGCGACCCCAGCGCTCGGGCTCATCGGAGGGCTCCGAAGGCTCACCCGGCGAGACACGAGGCCGCGCCTCTCACCAAGACGGAAGCGGGCGGAGGTGGAGCCCGCGCCCGCCTTCGCCCCGGGGCCCGCCGGGCTACTGGAAGTTCACCTTGCCATCCAGTTGGTAGCAGACGTGCGGCGCGCCGTCGGTGGGACGAATGGCGACGCTGAGGCGCGAGCCATCCTGCACCGAGCCCCACTGCGAGTACGTCCACAGCCCCTGGGCATCCGGCGAGCTGAGCTCGAGCGTCGTCCCGCGGCGCAGCGCGGCGATGGGCTTGCTCCCGTCGAACGCCAGATCCGCGGCGTCGTTCTCGAAGTCGGTGATGGAGGTGAGCATGACGCTGGTGGACATGGGCGTGCCCGGCGCGATGTCCATCAGGCCCTTGGTCGCGCCGTCCGCGCCCCCGCTCAGGAGCCCGAGCACGTGGTTGTTCGCGTCGAAGGTCGCGGAGATGCTCTGGCTGTACTGGAACGCGATGTAGCCCGGACGAAAGATGTCGACAGTGCTCCCCCGGATGGCGGACAGCACGGTGGCGCTATCAAACAGATACAGCGTCCCAGCTGCGTCGAAGAGCGGGTTGCTGAGGAGCACGGTGCTGGAGCTCACCGGCCTCACGATGCTCCAGGTCCCCGGAGCGGTGCGCGTCGCCACGAAGGTCGCCGGTGTCGACACGGTCTCCGTGAAGACGATGGTGGGCTGCTGCCCCTGTGCGGGGTTGAGCGCGATGCTCAGCGCGGGGACGTTCAGGCGGGACGTGGCGGAGATCTCCTCCTTGCTCCAGACGCCGTTCACGCGCGTGGCGTAGACGATTCGCTGCGCCTCCCCCGACGGAGTGGTGCTTCCGAAGCGCCGGAGATAGGTCACGTGCGGCGTGCCGCTCCGCGGGTCGAGCGCCATCGCGGCGTTGGTGATGTAACCGCCGGTGTTGAACCCGGGGCCGTCGATCTGCTCCTTCCGCCACGTCGTGCCATCCCACGTCGCGTACCAAAGGGAGCGGTGGGTCTCGTTCGAGTAGAGCAGGTGCCCCTTGCCGTCGTCTCCGAAGGCGAGCTCGCAGGTGCCGCCCGTCTTGTCCGGACTGGCGTCCACCACGGTGTTCGTCGTGAGCTGGGGCGCCACCACGCTGAAGCTGAACGAGCCCTCCGCCTTCTTCCCGGACTCCGTCTCCACCTCCACGGACAGCGAGGCCTGCCCCACCTCGCCCGGCAGCGTCCAGGTGACCGCATCCGAGTCCGGCGTGAGCGTGCCGCTGCTCGCGCTCCAGCGGACGGACTTGAAGGCCTCATCCGAGGCGACGACCCGGAAGCGCTCCTCCGCGTGCCCCACGTAGGGCCCCGTCCCGCCCACGCGCTCGATGAGCAGCGAGGCGTTGCCCTTCTCGTGCGAGGAGATGACCTCCGGCGCCTTCGACTCGCTGTCGCAACCCGCGAGCATCGTGAAGCCACCCAGCAGGAGCATCCCCGAGACAATCCCCTTCTTCAGCATTGTATGAACTCCCCCGTGACGCCTCTGACTGGACCGGCCCGCCAGGCGGGAGGCGCCGCCCCATCAAAGACATCCACGAACCGGAAGAGTTCCCTCGAATTTCCACTCACCTCAAAGACAGCCGCGACAGAAGCGACGTGAGAGGGATTCGAGCAGCAACCCCTGGAGTCGACGTGGCGGGTGGCCTCTGGAGGGTCCTGGCCCACGGAAGCCCTCGCCGCGCCCCACGCACCGGGCCCGATGTGCCAGGGCACCGAGCCCCGTCCAGACACCGGAGCCGGCACATCCCCAAACGCGAGTCCCTCATCGCCTCACGGTCCGGCTCCGCCGCGGTGCCGGTGGCGGCACGCGCCGAGCCGCTCGCTCAAGGCTTCCAGGTAGACGTCCAGGGCGGTCAGGCGGATCGCGGAGGCGTGCGCGCGACGAGGGTCCTGCCGAGCCTCGATTCGGAGCGCCGCTGGCACTCGCTCGTCCAGCCACAGCTCGGGAGACGGGAAGCTGGCGTGCGGCCCCCCTCGATGTGCTCGATCACCAGGTGCCCGCGCCAGGGCGCCTCGTAGAGCCGGCCCGCGATCTCCGAGACGAAGAGGACGGCCCGCTCCCCCACACCCAGGGCGGTGTTCCCCCAGACGGAGGGGGCCTGGACGAACTCGAACTCTCCGCCGAGGCACGAAGGGTCGATTCCGTTCCTCGCGACGTAGATCTTCTCGATCCTCGCGCACAGGCTCTGGGGCCGCGGCGCGCTCACGGCCCGCACCTGGACCACGCCGTGCCGAGCCACTTTGTCTTCCAGGAAGCGAGCGCCGCTCATCGGGGCCTCCTTGTCGTGCGCTGCGCGGCCCGCGGACGAAGGTATTATCGCATGAGCCCATGCGAACCCCGTTCACGCGGTCTGCCCGCCCCGCCCTGCTCTTCTCGCTTCTGTGCGCGTGTGCCGGCGGCCCACCGCCAAGGAACCCCGTGAACCCGAACGATCCATCTCTCCGGCAAGGCGAGGCGTCGTCGAGCCCTGGCTCGGGCAGCAATCAGCCCTCCCCGCTCGATCCCTTCCTCCGACGAGGCGAGGCGCTGTTGCGCCATGGCGCGGGCAGCGCCGAGCTCTCGCCGGCCGATCCAGCTCCCGCTGTCCAGGACCTCGGCGCCCAAGCGGGTTTCGGCCGGGCCTGGACGTCGAACTCCATGCGGGCATCGGTCTACGTGTTCAACAGCTACAAGGAAGCACGCGTCGCGGAGGACTGGCTGAAGGCACACGTGCCCAATGGCCTGCAGGGCGACGGAACGGTCAATGGCGATCTGCTCGTGTGGGTGACCGCCGACGCAACGGACGCGGCGGCCCGAGCCGTCATCGGAGACCTGATTGGCGCGTTCGCGGGCGAGGAGTGAAACCGTGAGTCATTGACGGCTCTTTGCGGCCCGCATGAGCCTGGGCATGCATTGCGGGTCCCACGGGCAGCCAACACGGTCCCCGCTTCGGGTGCCCGCCGCCACATCTTCAGCCGGTGCTGCGCCACGCCGTCGTTGCAGTTCCAGAGCTGCACGTCGGCACCCGCCGCCGGGTTCGCGTTGGAGACGTCGAGGCACCGGAAGGCGGCGATGACATTGCTGAAGACCGTGGCGATTTCGGCGAAACACTGCCAGCGCTGCTCATTGCAGGAATAGAGCCGCACGTTGGTGCTCTCCACGGACATTCCGTGCGGAGGCTCCCGTTGTCAGGGGGCGGCGGTCGCGGCGGCGCTCGGCGGGACGTGGGCCTCCACCCAGCCCACGATGTCTCCGACGACCTTCGCCGCGTCGGGCTCGTGCGCGAGGTCGTGGCGCTGGCCCTCGTAGATGATGAGGCGCTTGTCGGCGCTCGTGGCCTGCGCCACCAGGGCGCGGCTGCCCTCGATGGAGGTGATGACGTCCTCGCCCCCATGCACCACCAGCAGTGGGAGCTTCAGGTCCTGGAACTTCCCATCGAGCGCTTCGATGCCGGCGATGAGCGCCTTGGCGGAGCGCGCGGGCAGCTTCTCGTGGGTGATGAGCGGATCCGCGAGGAACCGCTCCTTCTCCGGGCCGTCGTGCAGGAACAACTGGCTGTCCAGGTCCTGCGCGGGCAGCCCCGGGAGGATCGTGCCGAAGATCTTCGCCAGGCGCGTGTCGAAGCCGGACACCCCCGGCGGCAGCACGACGCCCGCGCCGCTCAGGATGAGCCCCGACACGTCGGAGGCGTGCTGGAGCGCGTAGTGCGTGGCGATGAGCCCGCCCATGCTGTGACCGAAGACCACCACCGGCACGCCCGGGTGTCGCGCGCGGGCGTCCTGGACGACGCCATCCACGTCGTCCACCAACTGCTGCATCGACTCGATGCGCTGGCGGTCACCGCCGGAGTGACCGTGGCCCCGGTGGTCCTGCGCGACAACGGCGAAGCCCTGGAGCTGGAGCGCCTCCGCGAGCCGGCCGTAGCGGTCGGAGTAGTCCCGCAGGCCGTGGATGAGGACCACCACGCCACGCACGGGCGGCTGGGCCGGCTCCCACCGGACGCTGCTCAGGCACATGCCGTCGGAGGCGGTCCGCTCGAAGCCGGGGGAAGTTGCGGGACGCGTGCGGCACGCGGTGGCGGCGGCGCAGCCCTGCAACAGGACGAGCGCGGCCAGGGCGCTGAGGAAGGGGACGAAGGGCAAGGGCTTGTTCATGGCGCCCAATGCACCATGCGGCGTCCCAGCCCACATCGGCCAGATGGCGGATCACACGAGGCCCGCGCGCGCGGCCACCAGCGAGGCGCCCGCACGGGTGCTCACGCCCAGCTTTTCGTAGATGTGGATGGTGTGGTGCTGCACCGTGCGGTCCGACACCCCGAGCTTCCCCGCGATCTCCTTGTTCGTCGCTCCGCCCGCCAGCAGGCGCAGCACATCCACCTCACGGGGCGTCAGCGCGGACGTGGGGCCGGGCTCCGGCGCGCGCCGGACGGCCTTCGTCCCGGCCACCACCGCGACGCAGTCCGCATCCAGCCGGCCCGCCTTCACCTCGGCCTCCAGGACCTGCCGGGCCACGGGCGCCGTCCGCGCGGGACGGTGGGGGCGCTCCTCCTGGAGCGCGACCCAGACGTCGGCCACCGCGAGCAGGCGCGCGGCCCGGGACAGGGCGGCGGGCGAGAGGCCCCGGGGATAGCCTCCGCCATCCAGGCGCTCGTGATGCGAGCCCGCGAGCCTCGCCGCGTCCCGCAGCATGGGCGTGGCGGTGAGCAGCTGCTCGGTGGCTTGGGCGTGGGCCCGGGACGACTCCCGGTCCGAGGAGGACCAGTCGGGCCTCAGCCACAGGCCGGTGGGCAGGGTCACGTGTCCCAGGTCATGCAGGTACGCCGCGAGTTGGAGCGTGGCCTGTTCCGCCGCGTCCAGACCCAGCCGGGGCGCGGCGGTCGCGCACGCCTCCGCCACCCGCCGCGAGTGTCCTCGGGTGAAGGGGCTCTGCAGGTCCGCGAAGTCCCCGAAGGTCGTCGCCAGAGCGGTGGCGTCGATGGCGGGCGGGGCTTCGAGCAGGCACGCCTCCGCCGCCTCGATGCGCGCGTCCGACAAGGTCAGGAGCGAGGCGGTCGCGGCCAGCGCCCGCTTCGCCCACGCCGGATCCAGCGTCGTCCCGGCTTGCAGCGCCAGGGCCTCCTGCGCGACGGCCGTACCCGAGCCGACGAAGAAGACGACGGCCACGTGCGCCGCCTGCGCGACCCGCCCGACCTCATGCAGGTCCGTGCCGCCCAGGAGACGCGGGCCGCCCGCGCCGTCCCAGCGCTCATAGGCCTCATCCAGCCCCTGGAGCACCCGCGCGTCCAGCCCCAGGCCGGAGGCGAGCAGTCGCGCCGCGCCACACGCCTCCGCGAACCACTCCGAGCGCAGCCGCCGAGAGGACGTCAGCAGGCGCGCCAGTCCGGCGGCGCGGCGGGGCAGGCTGGGGTTGGCGTCCAGGACCGAGCGCACGACATGCGAGGGGCGGCCCGCGTCCCCGCGCAGCAGGTTGCGGCGCAGGTGCACGTCATTGCCCAGCCGTGACTCCTCGGCGGCGTAGGCGGTGCAGCCCAGGTGGCGCAGCAGGCCCACGTAGAAGGCGGCCCGGGCGTCGTCCCGGGACAGGCCGCCGTCCAGCGCCAGCTCCAGCGCGAACAGGCCGGTCAGCAGGCTCTTCTCCCCCTCCAGCCCATTCGCGAGGTCGAGCACGGAGGACAGCGCGGAGAGCGAGGCCACCGGATCCAGGCGCAGGTTCATCACGGGCATGGCGACCTGTGACAGCGGGGTGAGAGCCACGCAGGACAAAAAAAATCCCCTGCAAACCCGAAGGCTTGCAGGGGACTGGGTGGCGAGGAGTACGGGACTTGAACCCGTGCGACCTGACGCAGTTCGCGCCAGCCCGCCGCAGGCTGCCTCGGAAAATCAGGGACTTGGCGTCACCAGCATCAGACTGGCGCAGGCTGCGCCAGTTGAGCGTAGCAGTGCTGTTACGGCCACCCAGGCGCTGCCCGGTGCCGTCATCCGGCAGTCCCTGGGCCTCATGGCCGCTGGTGCCGGGCGCGGGAAGCGCGAGGAGGCGAAGACGGTCGCGTTCGCCGGGGTGGACGCCCTCGAGCGGCTCGCGGAGGCGCTCCACGCGGAGGCCGGCCACGGGCCCCACCCCTGGACGAAGTGCAGCCGCTGCCTGGACCTGATGGGCGTCGCCAGCATTGGGGTGCGTCATGGGTAGCCCGGCCCTCGCTGCGCCCGCCATCCGCGAGCGGCCCATCCTCTTCAGCGGGCCGATGGTCCGCGCAATCCTCGCCGGCCGGAAGACGGTCACGAGGCGGCTCATCAAGCCGCAGCCGACGGATGTGGAGTTCTGGCTGCATGGCAAGCCCTCCAACAGCCGCGACGGGTTGCCGACCATGCGGGACGCGACGGGCAAGGGCTGGGCTGCGTGCGGCCCGTTCACCTGCCCCTACGGCAAGCCCGGTGACCGGCTCTGGGTGAAGGAGACCTACGCTCTGGACCGCATCCACGATCCGACCCGGCCGAGCGCCGTGCTGCCCACGCTTCTGCGCGACCGCTGGTATCGCGCCGACGGCGAGCAGTGGGTGCCTCTCCGGGGCCGCTGGCGCCCCTCCATCCACATGCCGCGCTGGGCCTCGCGCCTGACGCTGGAGGTGGCGTCCGTCCGCGTGGAGCGCCTGCACGACATCACCGAGGAGGACGCGCAGGCGGAGGGCTGCGCGGCTGTCGTGCACGAAGGCTGGAGCGCGTGGGACCCGGAGACGGAGAGCTATCCGGAGTTCACCGTGGAGCCCGATGCCGAGATGGTGGCTCGGCGGAAGCTTGAGAACGTGCGCCACCACAAGCCCCGAGTCTTCGCCACAGCCCGCGAGCAGTTCCGGCGCCTCTGGACATCCATCAACGGCGCCGAGTCCTGGGCCGCCAACCCGTGGTGCTGGAGGGTGGAGTTCACCGTCCTGCCCGCCGCGCAGTAGCAGCACCAGCAACACGCGCCTCGGCCTGGTGAGGGCCTGACGGCAGCACCCGCCTCCGGGCGGTCCCTCTGCTCCGGCTGTTGGAGCACGGCACGCAGTCCCCCGCGCGAGCGCAGCAGCAGCGCAGCCGGGCTTCCACCCTACCCCGTCACGGGCCGCGCCCTACGCGCGGAGGAAGACGTGCCATGCCTACGAAGAGGGGCGCCCGCGCGGCGCCGCGCAGCACCCGCAGCGAGTTGTTCGCCGCCACGGATGATCTTGCATCGATTCCTCATCCGACGCTGTCAGCCGCGTACCGGGGCCTGGAATCCGCTGTGCACGACGTCTGCGACGTCTACGGAGTGCCGCCGTGCATGGGGAGCGCCCCGGCCCGCCTGCACACCCTCCAGGGCACTCTGGTGGCCAACGATGCGCGCCACGAGTCCGAGAAGGCCGCCCTCCACGCGCAGTTCGCCACCGTGCAGTCCCTGGTGCGCGGCGCGGCCGAGGCTTTCGACGGCACGGCCACAGGCCAGGTGCTGGACGGGCTGCTGCTTCAGATGGCCGCCGTCACGAAGGGCGGTGCCCAGTGAAGGCGGACACGGACGCCGCAGGCTGGAAGCGCATGGCCGTGAAGTGGCAGCGGCATGCGAGCAAGGCAGACGAGAGGACCCGCCGAGCGGAGCGCCAGCGCGATGCCGCCCTCGCTCGCGTGGAGGAGTTGGAGGACCTCCGCGTTGCCAGCATGGGACCGGGAGCCACACGCGATGGGAAGACGGCGTTCAACATGTCCTTCACGGCCGCGAAGGGCACGACGCTCCGCATGGCCGAAGCCCTGGTGACGTTCTTCCGAGGTGAGGGCGCGACCAACTACGTGGAGTTCAAGGTCCACCACCCCACTGACGGAGACTTCATCCTTTGCATCCAAAGGGCCTCTGGGAAGACGCCGCACGAGTTGCGGCAGGATGCCGAGTCTGAGCGCGACGCCCTCCGCGCGCAGGTAGCCGAGGTGACGAATGCCGCCCACAAGGTGGTGTCCGACGCCAAGCGGCCAGATGCCAAGGGCCGGGAGTGGCAGGACGAGCACGGCGAACGACTCGTGCTGGTCCAGTCGACGCTGGTGGGCTTCTTGGAGTCCGCCCTCTCCGCCCTGCCCGCGCCGGAGCGCAAGGAGTGGAGCACCGCGAAGCCGCCCCACGCCTGCCCCATGGGCGACGTCTGCCCCACCTGCGACGAGCCGGAGGTGTCGCCATGACGTGTCCCATGCCCAAGCGCGAGGCGCGCGGCGGTGCCCCGCGCAGCATCGCCACGGAGCGCCAGGTGGACGTGCTGAGCTTCATCGCCGGCCACATCGCGACGCACGGCTACGCTCCCACCACCAGGGACATCGCCGCGCACTTCGGGTGGGCGAGCCACACGGCCGCCGTCGTCCACATGAACGCGCTGCGGACGAAGCGCCTGGTGACGTGGGTGCCCAACATCGCCCGGTCCCTGCAACTCACCGAGTCCGGGCGCGAGTTCGTCGCCCAGCGGCAGGCACGTCAGCCTGTGGAGGAGTCGCGATGAAGGCCGTGGACCTCTTCGCGGGTGCCGGCGGCTGGACAACTGGCGCCACCCAGGCGGGCGTCCAGGTGGTGGCAGCCGTCAACCACTGGCCGCGTGCCGTGGAGACGCACGCCCTCAACCACCCGGCGGTGATGCACCGCTGCCAGGACGTCGCGTTGATGGACCCGCGTGACCTGCCAGCGCACGAACTCCTCATCGCCAGCCCCGCCTGCACCGGTCACACCCGGGCACGTGGGAAGGAGAGGCCTCACCACGACGCTTCCCGTGCCACCGCGTGGGCTGTCGTCGACGTCGCCGAGGTGACGCGCCCGCGCCTCATCCTGGTTGAGAACGTCCCCGAGTTCCTCAGGTGGCGACTCTTCGTCGCCTGGGAGCGGGCGCTCACGCTGCTGGGCTACCACCTCAGCACCCAGGTCCTGGACGCCGCGGACTTCGGTGTCCCTCAGCACCGGCGCCGCCTCTTCATCGTCGGTGCCTTGGGCCGCCGCGCACCACGCCTCACCTCGCCCGGGCTCCAGCACCTACCCGCGCGGGAGATCATCGACTGGAGCGCCGGGGCCTGGTTCCCGGTGGCGTCGCGAGTCGAGGCGACGCGCAACCGCGTGGCGCGCGCCCGCCGCGATGGCCACGGGGAGCGCTTCGTCATGCCGTACTACGGCTCCGGCAGCGGCGAGA
This region of Corallococcus silvisoli genomic DNA includes:
- a CDS encoding isochorismatase family cysteine hydrolase, which encodes MSFDPSTTAVLLIEYQNEFTTEGGVLHPAVKGVMAETKMLENTQALVKAARARGVTVMHAPITFAEGYGELTRHPYGILKGVVDGKAFVKGSWGAQIIDSLAPQKGDIVIEGKRGLDTFASTNLDFILRSKGIKTVVIGGFLTNCCVESTMRTAYEHGYDVITLTDCTAATSSEEHKNALKYDFPMFSRPLPSSEVIGMFKA
- a CDS encoding alpha/beta hydrolase — protein: MNKPLPFVPFLSALAALVLLQGCAAATACRTRPATSPGFERTASDGMCLSSVRWEPAQPPVRGVVVLIHGLRDYSDRYGRLAEALQLQGFAVVAQDHRGHGHSGGDRQRIESMQQLVDDVDGVVQDARARHPGVPVVVFGHSMGGLIATHYALQHASDVSGLILSGAGVVLPPGVSGFDTRLAKIFGTILPGLPAQDLDSQLFLHDGPEKERFLADPLITHEKLPARSAKALIAGIEALDGKFQDLKLPLLVVHGGEDVITSIEGSRALVAQATSADKRLIIYEGQRHDLAHEPDAAKVVGDIVGWVEAHVPPSAAATAAP
- a CDS encoding HD domain-containing phosphohydrolase; amino-acid sequence: MALTPLSQVAMPVMNLRLDPVASLSALSSVLDLANGLEGEKSLLTGLFALELALDGGLSRDDARAAFYVGLLRHLGCTAYAAEESRLGNDVHLRRNLLRGDAGRPSHVVRSVLDANPSLPRRAAGLARLLTSSRRLRSEWFAEACGAARLLASGLGLDARVLQGLDEAYERWDGAGGPRLLGGTDLHEVGRVAQAAHVAVVFFVGSGTAVAQEALALQAGTTLDPAWAKRALAATASLLTLSDARIEAAEACLLEAPPAIDATALATTFGDFADLQSPFTRGHSRRVAEACATAAPRLGLDAAEQATLQLAAYLHDLGHVTLPTGLWLRPDWSSSDRESSRAHAQATEQLLTATPMLRDAARLAGSHHERLDGGGYPRGLSPAALSRAARLLAVADVWVALQEERPHRPARTAPVARQVLEAEVKAGRLDADCVAVVAGTKAVRRAPEPGPTSALTPREVDVLRLLAGGATNKEIAGKLGVSDRTVQHHTIHIYEKLGVSTRAGASLVAARAGLV
- a CDS encoding LexA family protein — translated: MTCPMPKREARGGAPRSIATERQVDVLSFIAGHIATHGYAPTTRDIAAHFGWASHTAAVVHMNALRTKRLVTWVPNIARSLQLTESGREFVAQRQARQPVEESR
- a CDS encoding DNA cytosine methyltransferase codes for the protein MKAVDLFAGAGGWTTGATQAGVQVVAAVNHWPRAVETHALNHPAVMHRCQDVALMDPRDLPAHELLIASPACTGHTRARGKERPHHDASRATAWAVVDVAEVTRPRLILVENVPEFLRWRLFVAWERALTLLGYHLSTQVLDAADFGVPQHRRRLFIVGALGRRAPRLTSPGLQHLPAREIIDWSAGAWFPVASRVEATRNRVARARRDGHGERFVMPYYGSGSGETGRSLDRPLGTIPAADVWAVVDGDRMRMLTTTELQRGMGFPASYRILGTRADVTKQLGNAVPPPLACGVARQALEAA